The Puntigrus tetrazona isolate hp1 chromosome 3, ASM1883169v1, whole genome shotgun sequence genome contains a region encoding:
- the LOC122341271 gene encoding C-factor-like, translating to MKNTFNTNVIRPLLIIREYLPYFKTAAKTSGTSGMSCNKAAVINISSIAGSMTRKPPNHIQSPVLPYFMSKAGFNMLTVLAAEELKVDEILCMALHPGWMKTELGGKKV from the exons ATGAAAAACACCTTCAACACCAACGTGATAAGACCCTTATTAATCATTAGG GAGTACTTGCCATATTTCAAAACAGCGGCCAAAACCAGCGGGACATCAGGCATGTCCTGTAATAAAGCAGCTGTCATCAATATCTCGTCTATTGCAGGATCCATGACCAGAAAGCCTCCCAACCACATTCAATCCCCAGTGTTGCCATATTTCATGAGCAAG GCAGGTTTTAACATGCTGACTGTGTTAGCTGCTGAGGAGTTAAAGGTGGATGAGATCCTCTGCATGGCCCTTCATCCAGGATGGATGAAAACTGAGCTGGGTGGAAAAAAAG TGTGA
- the LOC122335877 gene encoding C-factor-like has product MAAIQACSALVTGANRGLGLEMVKQLLEAHCSKIFAACRDPQGPNSEALRELAKKHPGVVNLVQLDVADQCSIKESAEKVGSLLGKNGLNLLVNNAAVLPQKTMLTATVEDMLNTFNTNVIGPLFVIREYLPYLRTAAKAKCKPGMSCDKAAVINISTDSASMSIMPAMEEPFPFFPYSISKAGLNMLTIYTARDLKADGILCISLHPGWVRTDMGGDEASIDARESVEGMLRVIGSLTEKQNGAFLDYTGKTMPW; this is encoded by the exons ATGGCGGCGATACAGGCATGCAGTGCTCTAGTCACAGGGGCAAACCGAGGCTTGGGTTTAGAAATGGTCAAGCAACTCCTGGAGGCCCATTGCTCAAAGATTTTTGCTGCATGTCGTGACCCGCAGGGGCCAAACTCTGAG gcaCTGAGAGAACTTGCCAAAAAGCATCCAGGTGTTGTCAACCTTGTGCAGCTTG ATGTTGCTGATCAATGCAGTATCAAAGAGTCTGCCGAAAAAGTTGGTTCTCTGTTGGGGAAGAACGGTTTGAATCTGCTTGTGAATAATGCTGCAGTGTTGCCACAAAAAACCATGCTGACTGCCACCGTTGAGGACATGCTAAACACTTTCAACACCAACGTGATAGGACCTTTATTTGTCATAAGG GAGTACCTGCCGTATCTGCGTACAGCAGCTAAAGCCAAGTGCAAACCAGGGATGTCATGTGACAAAGCAGCTGTGATCAACATCTCCACGGATTCGGCGTCTATGAGCATCATGCCAGCAATGGAGGAGCCATTCCCATTCTTCCCATACAGCATCAGCAAG GCTGGCCTTAACATGTTGACCATATATACCGCAAGGGACTTAAAGGCAGATGGGATCCTCTGCATTTCTCTTCATCCAGGATGGGTGAGAACGGATATGGGGGGAGATGAG GCATCCATTGATGCCAGAGAAAGTGTGGAGGGGATGCTGCGTGTCATTGGGAGCCTTACTGAGAAGCAGAACGGTGCATTCTTAGACTACACTGGAAAAACAATGCCCTGGTGa